A stretch of DNA from Halodesulfovibrio sp. MK-HDV:
GTTTTTTACTATCTGAAACAAATGACGTATATAAATAGGACATAGGGCGCACGCCAAAGCAATATTGTAACAGACCATAACAACCTGTTATGTAATACACAGTGCGGATGCCCCGACACATACGGGGAGTTTTCCCATTATTTATCCTGAGGGAATACCATGACCTTTTTGATCATTCTTATTCTTTTTTTCATCATCGGCACTTGGGGGCTTGAAACGTGGGCGAGCAAGCTGAACCTACAGTCTCTGGAGCAACCTATTCCCGCTGCATTTGAACATGCAGTGAACACACAGAAATATGAAAAATCTCAAGCGTACACTCGCCGAAACGAGAAACTTTCGTTTATCTCCGGTTTTGTTAACGTCGTCGCCGTAGTGCTCTGCATGATGCTGGGCATTTTCAATATCTTTAATGAATGGGCAACAGCCCTTGCTACTGGACAAATTGTGCAGGGATTAGCATTTCTGGGCATTGTCTCTGTCGCCTCCATGTTTCTTTCACTTCCGTTTTCCATCTACAAAACATTTGTGATTGAAGAAGAATACGGATTCAACCGCACCACGCCAAAGCTCTTCATTGCAGACCGTTTTAAAGGCATTCTGCTGGCCGTTGTTCTCGGTGCACCACTTGCTGCGGGTATTATCTGGTTTTTCCAGACATTTTCCACATTCGGCTGGCTCATCGCTTGGGGATTCTCCACAGCATTCATGTTTGCGGTGCAGTACGTTGCGCCAATCTGGATTATGCCGCTGTTTAATAAATTTACTCCGCTGGAAGACGGAGATTTGCGACAGGCAATTGAAGATTTTGCACAAAAAAACGGATTTAATATTTCCGGCATCTATATAATAGATGGTTCCAAGCGCTCCAACAAAGCAAACGCCTTCTTCACAGGGTTCGGCAAGCAGAAACGTATTGCGCTGTTCGATACGCTTGTAAAATCCATGAGCACGGAAGAAATCGTCGGAGTTCTTGCCCACGAGATCGGCCATTGCAAGCTGAACCACATTAAACGTATGTTTCTTACCAGTATTGTGACAACAGGAATTACATTCTTCTGCCTGTCTTTGGTGCTTGGGTACGAGCCTCTGTATGCAGCATTTCACGTTGAGCACATGACGATTGCGGTCGGAATGGTACTTTTCAACTTCCTCTACACACCGCTTTCTCTTCTTATGACGATTTTTGCTTCGCATCAGTCCCGTAAGTATGAATTTGAAGCTGATGCGTTTGCAGCCAGAACAACCGGAAATCCTTCTGCACTGTCGGGTGCGCTCATTAAACTTTCTGTTAACAGCCTTTCAAACCTGACACCGCACCCTGCATACGTATTCCTGCACTACTCGCACCCGCCTGTTGTTGCACGACTTGACGCACTGGAAAAAGTGGCAACATAATTCTCTACCAAGGCATAAAAAACACCCGAAAGAAGACTCCGGTCATACAAATTCTTCAGTAACACCGCTGATAGCTTTCACTCTTTCATATAATACTCGCAAAATAGCGGCACGGTTTAATTAACCGTGCCGCTATTTTTTATTTCTGCACAATTTCTACACAATTCATGTTGTAAGAATCGTGTTTTATTTTGAACAATTAAAAGAACGTATTGTCTTTCTCTGCACTATTTTCCAAATATTTTTTTATGCATTACTCATCGCCGCAAAAAGCAAAGCACGCATTCATTTTTCATAATCCCACCTTCACGGAACTCCACCGATGCTTTTCATAGTGACAGCGCTAAACATACAGCAGCACGTACTACAAACGCTTTCCGCGTAATTATCTAAAAATAAAACTTATTTTTTACTTTTTTTGTAATTTTGCATTGACCTTCCCCCTAGGGGCATAGGTTAGGTTCACGTAAATTTGATTAAATTCGTAATCACAAGTCCCCGAAATCAAGTCTACTTACTGACGCCCCGCACTAAGTTGTGAGCATGTGGCAAATTGTCTGCTTCTGCACGCTTCTGAGTCAGTAAATAAGCACTGATATGTTGGCAGGTAAATCAATCACGTTTACGACTGTAACTTGTAATGGAGAAATGTATGAATTTGTTTCGATGTAGTAAAAAGGTAGCTTGTACTTTTGTAGTGCTTGCAACCGCCCTGCTTATGGCTTCCAGCGTTTTCGCAGCCGCTCCTAAATATGTCTTCTATTTCATCGGAGATGGCATGGGACCTGCGCAGCGCCAGTCTGCTCAGTATTTCTACAAGATTGAGACTCAGAACCCGGCTGCTAAACTGGTTATGAACTCTTTCCCTGTTTCTGCTCTGATTACTACCCACTCTGACAACACCATGATTACAGACTCCGCAGCTGGCGGCACCGCTTTAGCTACCGGTTTTAAAACTACCAACGGTGCAGTTTCTAAACTTCCTGACGGTACCAGCGTTAAAACCATTGCAGAAGCAGCACGTGACGCTGGCTACGCAATTGGTATTGCAACTACTACCCGCATCACCCACGCTACTCCTGCAGCTTTTTCTGCTCACAACATGAGCCGTGGTAATGAAAACGAGATTGCTATCGACCAGCTCGGTACCAACTTCGATTACTTTGCAGGTGGCGGTTTCCGTCACTTTGTTGCTAAAGGCAATGCTGAAGGTCTGAAGTCAAAACGTAAAGACAAACGCGATCTCGTCGCTGAATTCAAAGCTAAAGGCTACACTACTTTCATCGGTGACAAAGCACGCGACACCTTCCGTGCATACCAGCCGAAGAAAGGCGACAAAGTGCTCGCACCTCTCGCATACAGCGCTCTGGGCATGGAAATCGATCGTCGCAACAGCTCTAAAAAAGTAAACGCAATGCCTTCACTTTCTGAATTAACAGAAAAAGGTATCGAAGTTCTGGAAGCACAGGACAAACCATTCTTCATGATGGTTGAAGGCGGCCGTATTGACTACGCTGCTCACTGTAACGATGCTTCAGGCACCATCTACGACACTCTTGCTCTCGATGATGCTATTGCCAAGGCTTTTGCTTTCTACAAAAAACATCCTGAAGAAACTCTGATCATTGTTGCTGCTGACCACGAAACTGGTGGTATGGCTATGGGTATCAGCCTTGACTCTAAAGGCTACTTCCTCAAGCTGAACGAACTCATGAAAGTAAAAGTTTCCATCGAAGACACCCTTGCATACATTTACCCTGCAATGGTCAAAGAATTCCCGCAGGCTGCAAAACGCCATCAGGAATACCTCAAATATGTTAGCGAAAACTGCGGCTTAACTGATCTGAACAAACGCGAACTCAAAAAACTTGAGTCTGCAATGGACATCGAAGACCGCAACCAGAAACTCAGCGCAGCAGAGCAGACCACTTACGGTTATGCATACACTCCAACTATGATCGCAGTTGCGCACCTCGTTTCCGAACGCGCACGCATCAGCTGGACATCATA
This window harbors:
- a CDS encoding M48 family metallopeptidase, whose translation is MTFLIILILFFIIGTWGLETWASKLNLQSLEQPIPAAFEHAVNTQKYEKSQAYTRRNEKLSFISGFVNVVAVVLCMMLGIFNIFNEWATALATGQIVQGLAFLGIVSVASMFLSLPFSIYKTFVIEEEYGFNRTTPKLFIADRFKGILLAVVLGAPLAAGIIWFFQTFSTFGWLIAWGFSTAFMFAVQYVAPIWIMPLFNKFTPLEDGDLRQAIEDFAQKNGFNISGIYIIDGSKRSNKANAFFTGFGKQKRIALFDTLVKSMSTEEIVGVLAHEIGHCKLNHIKRMFLTSIVTTGITFFCLSLVLGYEPLYAAFHVEHMTIAVGMVLFNFLYTPLSLLMTIFASHQSRKYEFEADAFAARTTGNPSALSGALIKLSVNSLSNLTPHPAYVFLHYSHPPVVARLDALEKVAT
- a CDS encoding alkaline phosphatase, with the protein product MNLFRCSKKVACTFVVLATALLMASSVFAAAPKYVFYFIGDGMGPAQRQSAQYFYKIETQNPAAKLVMNSFPVSALITTHSDNTMITDSAAGGTALATGFKTTNGAVSKLPDGTSVKTIAEAARDAGYAIGIATTTRITHATPAAFSAHNMSRGNENEIAIDQLGTNFDYFAGGGFRHFVAKGNAEGLKSKRKDKRDLVAEFKAKGYTTFIGDKARDTFRAYQPKKGDKVLAPLAYSALGMEIDRRNSSKKVNAMPSLSELTEKGIEVLEAQDKPFFMMVEGGRIDYAAHCNDASGTIYDTLALDDAIAKAFAFYKKHPEETLIIVAADHETGGMAMGISLDSKGYFLKLNELMKVKVSIEDTLAYIYPAMVKEFPQAAKRHQEYLKYVSENCGLTDLNKRELKKLESAMDIEDRNQKLSAAEQTTYGYAYTPTMIAVAHLVSERARISWTSYVHTSSVIALSAIGVQAENFGGFKDNTDIPRTIANAIGAELSSFKLESSKALLGYTSGPNEKYSKIPYGHTENVAGKN